A genomic segment from Aegilops tauschii subsp. strangulata cultivar AL8/78 chromosome 1, Aet v6.0, whole genome shotgun sequence encodes:
- the LOC109746120 gene encoding uncharacterized protein: protein MGCAGSTPKVDESSKNLRKPKPWKHTQPITPAQLKQMRDEFWDTAPHYGGQKEIWDALRAATDADLTLAQTIVDSAGIIVSNPDLTLCYDERGAKYELPNYVLSEPTNLIRDG from the exons ATGGGCTGCGCTGGATCCACACCCAAAGTTGATG AGAGCAGTAAGAATCTAAGGAAGCCTAAGCCTTGGAAGCACACTCAGCCAATAACACCAGCGCAACTCAAACAGATGCGTGATGAATTCTGGGACACAGCTCCACACTATGGTGGACAGAAAG AGATTTGGGACGCACTCAGGGCCGCTACAGACGCCGATTTAACCCTTGCGCAGACCATAGTGGACAGTGCCGGAATCATCGTATCGAATCCTGACCTCACGCTTTGTTACGACGAGAGAG GTGCAAAGTACGAGCTGCCCAATTACGTTCTGAGTGAGCCGACAAACCTGATCCGTGATGGCTGA
- the LOC109746122 gene encoding enoyl-CoA delta isomerase 2, peroxisomal-like: MCTLEQRGRVFVLTLTGDGEHRLGHPLIASIRSALASVLAAAQAQPQGPGAALVTVAEGRFFSNGLDVGRAGGSRARLRELVDAFRPIAADLLALPMPTVAAVTGHASAAGLLLALCHDYRLMRADRGVLYMGLPLPPYVARLLRAKITQAHALRDVALRGRKLRAPEAREMGIVDAVCAGAPETAAEAVKLAEQLAAREWDGAVYASIRVSTFPDACRAVGIAVESDEEKSRHFASRL, encoded by the coding sequence ATGTGCACCCTGGAGCAGCGCGGCCGCGTGTTCGTCCTCACCCTCACGGGCGACGGCGAGCACCGCCTGGGCCACCCGCTCATCGCCTCCATCCGCTCCGCGCTCGCCTCCGTGCTCGCGGCGGCCCAGGCCCAGCCCCAGGGCCCGGGGGCGGCCCTGGTGACCGTCGCCGAGGGCCGCTTCTTCTCCAACGGGCTCGACGTCGGGCGGGCGGGCGGCTCCCGCGCGCGGCTCCGGGAGCTCGTCGACGCGTTCCGCCCCATCGCCGCCGACCTGCTGGCGCTCCCCATGCCCACCGTGGCCGCCGTCACGGGCCACGCCTCCGCCGCTGGGCTCCTCCTCGCGCTCTGCCACGACTACCGCCTCATGCGCGCCGACCGCGGCGTGCTCTACATGGGCCTCCCGCTCCCGCCCTACGTCGCGCGCCTGCTCCGCGCCAAGATTACCCAGGCGCACGCGCTCCGGGACGTCGCGCTGCGCGGGAGGAAGCTCAGGGCGCCCGAGGCCAGGGAGATGGGGATCGTCGACGCCgtctgcgccggcgcgcccgagacCGCCGCCGAGGCCGTCAAGCTCGCCGAGCAGCTCGCGGCCAGGGAGTGGGACGGCGCCGTGTACGCGTCCATCAGGGTCTCCACGTTCCCCGATGCGTGCAGGGCCGTCGGGATTGCCGTGGAGAGCGACGAGGAGAAGAGCAGGCACTTCGCTTCCAGACTCTGA
- the LOC109746112 gene encoding ER lumen protein-retaining receptor A gives MNAFRFLGDMTHLFSVIVLLLKIYANKSCSGVSRKTQELYLAVFVARYLDLFTDYISLYNSVMKIVFITTSAAIVWYMRRHPQVRRTYDRDQDTFRHVFLVAAAFALALIFNERFTLREICWAFSIYLEAVAILPQLVLLQRSRNVDNLTGQYVLFLGAYRAFYILNWIYRYFTEGHQSRWIPWIAGLVQTGLYADFFYYYFLSWKNNVKLELPA, from the exons ATGAACGCCTTCCGGTTCCTCGGGGACATGACCCACCTCTTCTCGgtcatcgtcctcctcctcaaGATCTACGCCAACAAGTCATGCTCAG GGGTGTCGAGGAAGACGCAGGAGCTGTACCTGGCGGTGTTCGTGGCGCGGTACCTCGACCTCTTCACAGACTACATCTCGCTCTACAACTCCGTCATGAAGATCGTCTTCATCACCACCTCCGCCGCCATCGTCTGGTACATGCGCCGCCACCCGCAGGTGCGCCGCACCTACGACCGGGACCAGGACACCTTCCGCCACGTCTtcctcgtcgccgccgccttcgcgCTCGCCCTCATCTTCAACGAGCGCTTCACCCTCCGCGAG ATATGCTGGGCATTTTCGATTTACCTGGAGGCAGTGGCGATTCTACCTCAGTTAGTTCTGCTCCAGAGAAGCAGAAATGTGGATAACTTGACTGGACAATATGTTCTGTTTCTCGG GGCCTACCGCGCATTCTACATTCTAAACTGGATCTACCGTTATTTCACAGAGGGTCACCAAAGCAGATGGATCC CTTGGATTGCTGGTTTGGTCCAAACTGGTCTATACGCAGATTTCTTCTACTACTATTTCTTGAG TTGGAAGAACAACGTGAAGCTCGAGCTGCCTGCCTGA